The Alistipes sp. ZOR0009 nucleotide sequence TATACAGAGTGCAAATGGCAACAGAATCGATACACATTTCGTCTCAAGCTGTGAATACTTAGACGGGAAAGGATCTATAGAACTTAGTTTTGACCCTAAATTGAGGCCATTTTTAACTGACTTAAAATCCAATTTCACACAGTACTCTTTAAGATCTGTATTGTCGTTTAAAGGAAAATACACTAAGCGGATATATCAACTTATATCTCAATATCAAGACACTAAAGTACTCTATATCTCGCTAAATCATCTGATAGAAATTTTGCGCCTAAGAGATGACGATCAAAAAGATAGTAAAAAACCTTGGTACGAACTTTACGGATCTTTCAAGCAGCGGGTGATTAAACCAGCTCTTGCCGAGATAAATGAGAGTCCTGATTCGCAATATTATATTTACGAGGTTTTTGAATCAAAAAAATCAAGAAAAGTCGAAATGCTTACGTTTCGATTTAGAGTTAAGACTAAAGATACAAATCAAGAGGCATCTATAAATGAGCAGGTTTTGCAAAAACTAAAAAATTTAAGGTTGTCAGATACTCAAATAAAGCAAGTTATGAGGGAGGTTGGAACTGATGATATTATAAAAACTTGTTATGAGATCAACGTACAAGTAAATAATTTTGAGGTAAAAAATCCGGGTGGTTATACCTGGTCAATCTTTACCTCTAAGTTTGATCTCAAATAGAGGCAAAAAAGAATGAACAGAACAATTCAATCTTGTCTTTATCTTCGATTGTCTCTCCAATATATGTATTTAAAGACTGAGCCGTAACACTCTTTCCGTTTTTTGCAAAGCAAATTTGGGGAGAAACAA carries:
- a CDS encoding replication initiation protein, whose product is MADLVLVKSEHQPLKDKTIRQHNDFTQARYNLTSLEQNIVMLLIAKIKTDDPDKTNYIISSTEIFYNQTQRSAAANTALLKECVNKLLKRVVTIQSANGNRIDTHFVSSCEYLDGKGSIELSFDPKLRPFLTDLKSNFTQYSLRSVLSFKGKYTKRIYQLISQYQDTKVLYISLNHLIEILRLRDDDQKDSKKPWYELYGSFKQRVIKPALAEINESPDSQYYIYEVFESKKSRKVEMLTFRFRVKTKDTNQEASINEQVLQKLKNLRLSDTQIKQVMREVGTDDIIKTCYEINVQVNNFEVKNPGGYTWSIFTSKFDLK